Proteins from a single region of Ischnura elegans chromosome 2, ioIscEleg1.1, whole genome shotgun sequence:
- the LOC124153287 gene encoding src kinase-associated phosphoprotein 2-A-like, translating to MIEPVEYENGDGLFLPGNKDLGEDNLNLADINPPSASELKAMAQKYGPLLQKDRFMFMDQLRNFWAALNANKLYFYSNEREAKPQNWICIDGYTAKSAPNAVRDFKKKPLCFEVICPANKKLQFIASSPNDMEQWVTAINKGSGSSSNIRSSDTTIPDEDNTSTYEDVDLICASLQGESGSLQGAQNENRTAQRRAEDDAIYYDIDSAFNANITIPQDIYDDTDSSKKFD from the exons ATGATCGAACCAGTGGAATATGAGAATGGAGATGGCCTGTTTTTACCCGGAAACAAAGATTTGGGTGAAGATAACCTAAATCTTGCTGATATTAATCCACCCTCAGCATCTGAACTGAA GGCCATGGCACAAAAGTATGGACCTCTGCTGCAAAAAGATCGCTTCATGTTCATGGATCAGCTGAGAAATTTTTGGGCTGCCCTCAATGCCAATAAGCTGTATTTCTACAGCAATGAAAGAGAAGCTAAACCTCAGAATTGGATCTGCATAGATGGATACACAGCCAAATCCGCACCCAATGCTGTGAGGGATTTCAAGAAAAAGCCATTGTGCTTTGAAGTCATTTGTCCAGCAAATAAAAAACTGCAG TTCATAGCAAGCTCACCGAATGATATGGAGCAGTGGGTAACAGCCATAAACAAAGGAAGTGGTTCATCAAGCAACATTAGAAGCTCAGACACAACAATCCCAGATGAGGACAACACAAGCACATATGAAGATGTGGATCTTATTTGTGCATCGCTCCAAGGAGAGTCAGGAAGTCTCCAAGGTGCACAGAATGAGAATCGAACAGCCCAAAGGAGAGCGGAAGATGATGCCATCTACTATGACATAGACTCAGCCTTCAATGCAAATATCACCATCCCTCAAGACATTTATGATGATACAGACTCTTCGAAAAAGTTTGACTAG